GGAGCAGAAATCTGAGGCCAGGGAGGTGGAGTGGCCTCGGCAGAGATGCAAGTGGCAGAGAGGGGCCTCCCAGCCAGGCCTCCTGACCTCCCAGCCCTTGGTTCCTTCCTCCAGCCTGCACTGCCCTTCCTAGTGGGCAGATTTTCCGTCCCTTTCATGGTTTTCTTTGCTCAGCCATGGGTTTTCTGCAGTGTTCCTGCATGTTGTCTTTTGGAGCTTGAGAGAAATCCTTTTGGAATGTCCTGTGCCTTCCCCCCAGTTCCCGGCTTTGTTCGATTGTTCACCAGAAATTCCTGCCCGGTTGGGAGGGGCCCAGAGGCTGTAAAAGAGTTTGCCAAAAATGGTGGTACCAACTAAGGCACAGCACTTGTTCCTCCCGAAGATTTCTACTGAAAAGAGGGCAGCGTGGATGCATttctggggtggaggtgggggtgcccCTCACTCCTAGTGTTATGTTTCCCATGTAGAGCGAGCAGGACCAGTCAGGTGTAGACAGAAAAGGCAGCGAGAGATAAAGTGGGGCTCAGGAATGGGGTGAGGGATGGGGCGGGCTGAAACTTGGAGGGTTAAGTTCATGAGTAACAGGGGTGAATTACGTCCCTTACACATGCACATTGGTAATATAAAAagctgcatttatttttctaggacCATAGAACGGTGATATCAAATTACCTGTTTGAAAAGGatcaaatctgattttttttttttttttttttgagatagagtctcactctgtcgccccaggtacagtgcagtggcgttgtcatcatagcttgctgcaacctcaaactcctgtgctcaagcaatcctcttgccttagcctcccaagtagctgagactacagtggcacaccaccacacccagctaattttttttatttttagtagagatggggtttcactcttgctcaggctggccttgaactcctgacctcaagcaattctcccaccttggcctcccacagtgctaggattacaggaatgagccaccatgcccagccttgattttttaaaaaacatgtaagCATTAAATATCATGCTCCTATACCCAATGATACCAAATGATGCAGGAACCACTGGATTGGGCAATTGAGACCATAGGTGACCTTTGAGGAAATCTCTCCCTTTGTTTACTAGCTACTGGAAAGGGCATATTCTAGATTTGCCCTGCCCTGTTTAGAACATGGTACTGAGGTATCTCAGTCCAAATCCTCGGGTTAAACACCATCCTTGCTTTGTCTAATTTACTGCATATATTGTAGGCCAAGGTTTGCCCCTTTCTCTTGGAATccactcaataaatactaagaAAGAAACTGCACTGTGGATGGAAAAGACATTGGTCAACAGTCAGAGTGGTGAATAGAAATCAGCTCTGTAGGAgcttaggcaagtcactttctctctctgagcctcagtttccccttctgcaaaatggaatactaaaacctagcctggcagggaggagagggttGAGAGCCTATGTGCCAGGCCTCGGCAGCCTGCCTGGCGCACAGCGCGGGTGCTTGATAATCTACGGGTACTTCTGCAGGTGTCAAAGACTTTCCTCAGCCACTCCCAGCCGTGTGGACACCTGGGCCACTTGTGTACACAAGGGGGACAGCACAGCAGGCCGTGGCATTGTTCCACAGCCAGCACGCTGCTTCCTGTTTACATGGAGCTGCAGATGCATGGCTTGAACTGTGGACAGGGGGACTTCCTGTGGCCTCTGCACGGCCACGTGGAGCAGAAGGCCCTCTCTAGCTCCAGGCTTATTTCCTCTGGGCTCAGGCTGAGTAATGTGTGGAGGGGACTTGTGAGCAGTGAGCATCCATCCATTATTGAACATCCATTGCGTGAGACACTGTACCGTCCTTAGAATAGTAGTAGTTAccattactgagcacctactgggcGCTGTGATAAGCATTAATGTAATAATCGAGTCCCTACTGTGAGCCAGAACTGGGCTAGATGCTGCAGACCCGGAGATCAGTGCCCAGGCAAGGGTCTCGCACTCTCACTTTGGGCAATTGGACTGTTTTGGAAGTGGCCGTCTCCAGGATGTCAGCTCTTAGGCCTCAAAGAGCCAGGCAAATAAAGATCTAGAATGGGAAGGGGGTGGCGTCAGGTGGCCAGACAGGGGCTTTGGGAGTCAGGATGCCCTTGAACTATCTCTCGAGCCAGGCCAAAGTGGATTCTAACAGGCTGTATTCCTATGAATGTTCACCTGGAGACCGAGGTGCCAGTGAGGTGAGGGCCCGTCAGCCTGAagcctgggagggaaggaggcaacGGACAGAGACAGGAGCGGCTGCATGCTGTGCTTTGGGCCCAGGCAGGATGTCCCTTGTCCTCCAGAGTTAAAATAAAAGAGCAGGTGAATTCAATGGGCCAGGGGATTGgcacccccttccctcctcctgccatGGGGCCACCATGGGAGTCCCACTGTGGGGACACTCAGGCTTTTGTCATCTTCTCTGCCTGGCCATAGGGGTTAGGCCACTGCAGGCCACTGCCTCCGGACGCCACGGAACCTGATGGGCCTCCAGGTTCTGCATTGCCTCAACGTCAGCCCCATTCCACACCCTGAGTTGCCATTGGCCTTCACATTGCCAAGGAGACGAGAAGTGCTCCAGCAATGAAGATCAGGCCTGGAGTTGATAACCACACAGAGATGGGCCCTGAGGCCCGAAATGGCCCCTGGGCAGCCTGGGAAGATGACTCGGGACACAGGAGGCCTGAGTTCTTGGGTGGGGGCAGTCTCAATCTCAGCTTGGGAGGCTGCAGACCTGGCCTGGGGCCAGGAGGAAACAGCAACATCAGAGTCTAGCATGCCCTTAGAGATCATCAGAGCTGGTGCACCCATGttatagatggggaaacagaggcctgGAGCGGGGAGTGATGTATCCAAGATCTCAGGGCAGGCTCGTGGCGGAACTAGGCTGGAATCCCAGTCCCAGCAGGACAGTGGGTGGCTGGGTGCTTTGTGGGGGCCCGATTTTCAGATGTCCGATGTCTGGTGTCCAGCACCAGAATCAGTTGGGTCTCTGAAGCTTTGGAGCCCTTGGTGGCCCAGGGAACATTTCCGAAGATACTTTCCTAGCAAGAAATTCAGGGAAAAAAGGGCCAGATCATTCTGACCCTTCCAGCCCTCGCCTGGCCCGACAGAACCACTCTCTCTTCAGAGATCTCCCAGGAGGGGCCACCCCCTGCCTGCTACTGTCCCTGGTGGCCTGTTCCAATGCCTGTCACACTAGCCATCGGGAAGCTTTTCTCTACGTCTACCTTAGGCCCTGGTCATTAAAAtcacaccttttaaaaaaatatgtataaaggaCTTAGAATAGTTCCTGCTGGATAGGTGCTCTATGACTGTTTGTTGTTCTTATTATTACTCCTATATTTCTGCTCACCTGGGACTATCCTAAAATCAACAATCCTGAAAAGACAGGAATACGGATAGGAACTGGGAATGAACAGCCAGTCTGTTTCttcacatggggaaactgaggctacgGGAGGCTGGGAACCTCTCCAGTGATCCGTTCAAGATATAAACCAGATTCCCAGCCAAGGCCTGGGGGCTTTCACATTCAGCCCGCAAGTGTTTCTGTTCAGCCCACAGAGCaccatgacattttaaaatttgttgctAACATGTAAAAAGCAGGTCCCTGGCTTCTTTTGTAAAGGCCACAGCCTGTCTGGGAGCTGGGTGGAGGTCAGGCACCGTCCCTGTCCTCTCCGCCAGTCTCCACCACTCCCTGCTGCCACCCAGCCCAAGTCACTCGTTTCACTTTTACCTGCCTGGCCCTGGAGGCCCTTGAGTTTGTCACCCCCAATCTAAATGGCGATTCCCCCCAACAAAGCCTCAGAAGGAGCATTTTGCCACAATTTATTTTCCGCAACTGCAGCCTGATGGACACGTGCCCATGTCATGGTTGAGGTCAATGTTACCACCAGCTCGAGGGTTTGTCGACGGGCTCGGGGGTGCTCCAGCCCGAGCGGATTGCTTCCCAGAACTTGGGCAGATGGCCCAAGGCAAAGAGCCCGTTGCTAAGCAAAGGGATTTCAGGCAACTTTGTAGCTGCCCTGCGCGGCGGCTCGGGGCTGAGGTGCCGGCAAGAGCAGGGCAGGCTTGTGTTGGTGGAGTCGCCCAGGCTCTGCAAAGCCTCGGCACCCCTGGGGGCCGGCACTATGTAGGTGCTGGTGGTGGAGTCGGCAGGGGTGGCCATGCTGGCACCGGGGGTGGAGTAACATCGGGGCAAGGGGTGATCCAGGTGGTCCAGGTTGAAGGAGTCGGCGGCGCGTTCCAGGCAGCTGGCTGCAAGCCGTGGCAGGCTCAGCGATGGTCTGGGGCAGCTGTTGCAGAAGGTGGCGTTGGATCTGTCCAAGTACTTGATGCCTCTGATGAGTTGCTCCAGGAAGGTAGGGCTGGAGGGGCGCGAGGGACGGTCTATACAGAGGAGGCAGTGGGGGCTGCCACGACAAGAGGACTTTCTGGCCACCTTGGGATGCATCAGATGACTGCTTTCTACCCACTTGGAGTTGTAGGGTTGGCCCATGCAGATTCTCCTCAGTGGAAGCGTCTGGGAGCTGGGCTTGTAGGACCACTCAGTGTGGTTGCTGCAGCTGCTGAACTCTGAGCCAGAGCTACTCGGAGCGTGGGGGCGCTTGAGACTGTTAGCCCTGTGCAGGCTGGTGGCGTGGGCGCAGCCTGGAGCGTGGGTGGGAAAGGACATATTGTTGGGATGGCTCAAGCGGCTGTAAGTGTTGGAACGGCTTACCTGGCGTCCAGACATCGTCCCAGCTTGGGTGATTAAAGCTTCGTGGTTGAGCTACGAGGGTGTCTGGAGGTTGGTTACCTGGGCCTGGCGAGGAGAGAGTTGGGTCAGCTCACCTGGGCTCCCTGCCACCACCCGCCACCCTTTCTCTCCAGGTgttccctctgcccccagctccaGCACCCCCGtgctcctctgcccctcctcctcccaggcccagggAGTCTCAGCCTGGAAAACTGACAGTCTCTGCTTCAGAAAGCCCCAGAAGGGTGAGAGATGGGGAGGAAGGCAAGACTGTCAGAACGACCGAGACCAGAGTGTCCCTAGGAGAAGCGGGGCAGTGTCTTCTTTCTCTCGTAGCACTAGCCCACATCCTGACGCTCCCATTCACCTTTGAAGCAGGGACTCCCGAAGACCACAAATGCCAAGGACCGAATCTCTAATGGTGAAATTCCAAGCAGAGATGGGCTTTCTTTCGCAGTAATACCAAATAGCTAACCTCTGACTGCACAATGAGCCCTGATACTAAAAACCTATCTTGGCATCGATGCAGTGCTGCGTGCGCTCCCTGCGTGCCGGCCCCTAGTCCGTGTGCGTCTCGCAGGGATTAACTCTTTTCATTCCCGCTGCAAGTCAAGGAGCTAGCTACCATTTTATTCCTAGTTGATggatgggggaaactgaggctcagatgacgtgacttgcctaagatcacacagcttgtaagtggtGGGGCCGGTGTGGCATCTTGGGTGTGTCTGATGACCTCTGACAGACAATGCCACGTCGTCAGGGTGACTTTGGCTCCCCGCCCCCCCAGTCTGCTGAGGGTGGATTCTCACcacacctgccctgcctgcccaggtgGGGGCACGGTGGGGAGAAGGAGCACTGGCCAAGCCTGTCACCAAGTCGATCCTGACTTTAGGAGCCCCCAGTGAGGGGGGGGAGCGGGCGGTGGGACACGTCTACTAATGGGGCTGGACTGTGAGAGCAGAACTTTATAAGTCCTTTGGCCTTGGTCCTCCCTGACAGTTTGGAATGTCCTCACCCACCCACAAGAGGAGGGGGCACTGGTGTGTCCCCACTCGTCCTGCCCCAACTGTGGGCACTTCATGGACATGAAGACCTGACCAGGCCAAAGAGATGCTCAGTCGGTTtatccccacctcccagccccgggCCTGCCTGGGCCCAGCGAAAGGCAGTGTCGCCCATTGTCCCCATAGTCCCCTGGCTCCCCAGTACCCACCCTGCTTCACCCCCAGCCAGAAAGAGGCTCTGTGTGacttccctcccccaccacagcCAGCTCGACGCTGAATTTCCACATCTGCCAAGTGGAAACAGGGCAGTATTGGAGCCCACCCCACCCAGAAAGCAgctgcctgcctctcctcctgcccacgACCTTCAGCTGCCCCTGTCTTTTGGGTCTGAAATGGGCGGAATGTCCAGACCtttgcctctcccctccctcgcCCAACCCCACCCCATCTCCTCCTCTGGAGAAATAGGAAGCGACTGACAGCTGACCCCGCAggacccctcccttccccttctggCCGGCTGGGCCCTCTCCCCTCTCACTCTGTCTTTTAGGAGGCAGATGACTTAGACCTCCTACGGCTCTCCACCAGGGATGCCTTCATGCCGCCATTCCAGACTATTCCAGACTGCTGGTCGTGTCACAGAATCACGGAATCCTACAGCTGGGAGGGGCCTCCAGGGGGTCATTCTGGTCAGGCCCCTGCCTCGGGGCCAAAGCCACTTTAAGCCTGCCAGGACAGATGGGCCCTATTTTTGAAATGAGGCTGGGATGGCTGTTGTCCAGTGTTCCTTGTTTTTCTTGTGTTTAATTGTGCTGAGAGCCAGGAAGTCCAATGCTAGCTCACATATAACTGCTTGCTGTGGTCAGCAtcgatttcttctcttttctcattgggtcagcaaacatttatcaagtcTCCCTAAGCGCTGTCCCTTTGCATGACCCATTCTCGGGCCTAATAGcaacttccttcctccctttctcgcTTCTCCCACATGCAGTCAACAACCCcatgttgagcacctactatgtgctgagccCTGGCTAAGAGCCGTAGGACTCTCCAGGGAACAAATGTCACTGCTCCTTTCAGAACCCATGTCCCTGGCTGGGGCCTGGTTTGTGCACGCAGCACATCCAGTAcgtatttcttgaataaatgaacagaatTCTCCTTTGAGGCCTCGTGGTATCTGCCAGGAAAGACTTTCCATCATTTCCTTCCCTCTAATATAGAATATacagttttacttcttattttgaaaatttctgagaCACTGACAACTGTCATTGACATGAACGCCCATACACTCTTCATCCAAATCCGCTAATTATTAACACTTTTGCCATATTTATCACCCCCCAcatatatacttattatttttttgagagtaaGTTGCCGACAACAGGATCTTTAACCCCTGATTACTTCCATGCATGTCTCATGCTGGGTGAACAAGAGTGTTTTCGAACATAGGCACAATTGCAATGATCAAATCCCGGGTGTTCAATGTTATCTGATACACAGTCCGTATTCACATCTCACCGGTTGTCCCTCTAATGTTCTTCATGGCAATTATTTGTCCAATCCAGGATCCAGTTCAGGATCAGGCATTGCATTCAGCCCTATGTCTCTTTCGATCCTAGCTTCCTTCAATCTGGAATAGTCGCCttcctttgtcttttatgacatgGACATTTTTGAAGAGCACGGGCTGGTCGTTTTGGAGAATGTTCTCCAATTTGGGTTTATCTGAAGTTTCTTAATGACCAGATCCAGGATTACAAAGTGCTTTAGCGTAGAAAACCCTGCCTGGGCCCTCTGCAATCCACGGTCACTGAGAGTGAAGGGCTTCCCCGAGtcacccccccccaccctccgTCCCCGCCTGGGGTTGGGTAGTCACAGCCACCGCAACACGGAGCCAGGAGGAGGGATCCGAGGGGCTGcccagaaggaggaagaggagcgtGGGGAACTCAGTGAGCCGGGGAAGCAGTGCCCACAGTTCCCTGTGGGGCCCGAGCCGAGGCTTGGTTCAGCTctgggctgggggccgggggcAGCCAGCCAGCTAGAGGGCTGGGCCTCTGGGCTGTTTGTCCTGAAGGTACCCGGGCATCGAGATCACCAGCCATTTCTGGCCTGGGCACTAAGAGCTGCTGGAAATAGCTCCAGGACAATTATTTCAGGAGGAATGTGCTATTCTTCCATCTTCCCAGAAGGCCAGGCCGTGTCCTGTAAGACTGGGATGGTCCCTCTCCGGCCTCCCACTCTAGGGGACCTCCAGGCCGACGAGGGCCACAGGGACATGCAGAACCAGAAGGGGCTGGGAGCCAAGAGTGGGACGAGGGAGATTACAAACCCCTTTTCCTGGTGGGAGGAAGGGTCACTCTGTCGTTAGGTCCTGGGCTCTcagggcccaggctggagtgaggcTGGGCCGGCTGGGGTCCGGCGGACACCGATCCCGGGACACATGAAGCTGTGGGTAAGAGGTCTGCCCCACCTCTTTCCCGGGCCCAACCCCAGGAAGCTGACACTGgcagagcacctactatgtgccacagAGCCTGACAGTGTCAGTGCCGGGCCCTTGGCAGCCACcttcccatttaatcctcacagtgcCCCTAAGATATAAGcattttgttttccagatgaggttgtcgaggctcagagagggctaGAGACTTGCCCAAGTTCGCCCAGCAGGCCAGAGTAAGTACCTGGCCTTCTGCTCCAGGGCCTACTAGGCAAGAGAGAGGGTGGGCCTCCCGGCTCACTCAGTGAGGCCCACAAGGCTGGTGAACCAGCGGCACTGGGAGGGCCCCAGCCTGGAGACGCGGGTGGCAGGGGCTGCGCTCCCATCCCCCACACAGCCTGTCCTCCATCGCCAGGccaagcccctccccctccctggcaTTGCAGGGACGATGCAGGGTCTCAGAATGTCCAGGGGGTGGGGTGCCCCGCCCTGCATAGTCTCCTGCCATGGtgcccccacaccctgccccaccTGGGCCACCTCCAACCTCGGTTCCTCCCAACTGTGGGCTTTCCATcatccctgcctctcccccctccccctcacctGGCTCCCGTCCCCACAGTGGCCACGGTCCCACCAACATCCTCTGCCCCTCCGATGCCCCACCCAGACTGCTAGGGACCCTTTCCCCAACCCAGGCACAGAGAGTTCAAGGGCATCTCATTTCTCCAGGCTACCCCTGAGTGGGGGAGCAGCCCCCTTCTCCAGAGACCTTAGGGCCCTGCCCTATTAGCCCAGATGCTGCTCCTTAACCCCTCACCTGCCACTCTGCAGTTTCTGCCCTGGGTCCTGCGATGGTGGGAGGAGTGTCCCCTTGTCCCTTCAGCCACATGGTTCTTGGAAACCCAGCTCTTGGCAGTGTGACCCGAGCCTTTACGTGCCCTCGGGGCTGAGAAGCCTCCCCTGGGCTAGGATCTGGCCCTCCCCAGCTGCAGCCTCCCACCCACCAGAGCCCAGTGAGTCACACCCTCATCCCCTACCACCCTTGAGGACGAGGGCCCTCTACTCACCAGCTGCCAAAAACAGCGCTTCCCCAAGCCCACGTGCGGCAGGCACAAGCCAGGACAGATCTGAGCTCAGGAGCACTGGGGCAGGTGTGGCTTGGCAGGGGCCCCAGCCAGCAAGAGCTTCCCTCCTGCCAACCTACCTCGGGGCTTTGGGGGTGGAGCAGCCAGTCTGGGAGAGGGCGAGGCGCCCATCTCTGTGGGGCCTGGGAAATTCCCTCCAAGCGGGGTGTGGGATGACGGTCGTATGTAGGCTTAGACACAGCCCTGTTCAGAGAAGACAGTGCCCAGGCGAAGTAGGGCAGCAAGTAACTGGCTTGTGCTGTGACCTGGGGTAATTAGCTGAACTCATCCAAACCTCAGTCTCCtgttctgtgaaatgggggtacGGAGAGCACTCAGTGAACGCTGCTGACTCGACTGATTTGCAACAGGACAGAGTGTTTATGAAGTGCTCCCAGTGTCCCGGGCACAGGTCTAAATGCTCCACAACTTACGAGCCGCTGCAGTGGGAGGCCAGCGGACAAGAGCCGATTGTTAAATATTCTGAGATTTGATGAATGGTTGTGAAACCAcaggtagcttgaaatcagccatggtgggaatatttacaccgcAGGAATTAGCATATGTGACAAATCAGGacttgatttgttttgttttgttttgtttgagacctGGTCACCAGCACACCACTGAAGCTGTGTGACTATGGCCAAACGTTAATCTTTTCGAACTTGTATTTCCTAATCCATAAAATCATCACCataactggccgggcgcggtggctcatgcctgtaatcctagcactctgggaggctgagatgggaggattgcttgaggtcaggagttcgagaccagcctgagcaagagcaagatcccatctctactaaaaatagaaaaaattagccaggcatggtgtgtgcccctgtagtcccagctactcgggaggctgaggcaggaggattgcttgagcccaggagtttgaggttgctgtgagctaggctgacgccacggcactctagcacgggcaacagaataagacactctctctctcaaaaacaaaaacaaacaaacaaaaaaatcatgaccaggcgaggtggctcacgcctgtaatcctagcactcttggaggccgaggtgggaggtttgctcaaggtcaggagttcaaaaacagcctgagcaagagtgatacctcgtctctactaaaaacatagaaagaaattaactggccaactaaaaatatatagacaaaattagccgggcatggtggcacacgcctgtagtcccagctactcgggaggctggggcaggaggattgcttgagcccaggagtttgaggttgctgtgagctaggctgatgccacagcactctagcccgggcaacagagtgagactctgtctccaaaaaaaaaaaatcatgaccatAATGGCCCACACGCAT
This region of Microcebus murinus isolate Inina chromosome 2, M.murinus_Inina_mat1.0, whole genome shotgun sequence genomic DNA includes:
- the LOC105873614 gene encoding uncharacterized protein LOC105873614 codes for the protein MSGRQVSRSNTYSRLSHPNNMSFPTHAPGCAHATSLHRANSLKRPHAPSSSGSEFSSCSNHTEWSYKPSSQTLPLRRICMGQPYNSKWVESSHLMHPKVARKSSCRGSPHCLLCIDRPSRPSSPTFLEQLIRGIKYLDRSNATFCNSCPRPSLSLPRLAASCLERAADSFNLDHLDHPLPRCYSTPGASMATPADSTTSTYIVPAPRGAEALQSLGDSTNTSLPCSCRHLSPEPPRRAATKLPEIPLLSNGLFALGHLPKFWEAIRSGWSTPEPVDKPSSWW